The following are from one region of the Fimbriimonadaceae bacterium genome:
- a CDS encoding S8 family serine peptidase codes for MAALAASALAQSQFGQFGSHVKSALNGNQSARSQRARDMMYPPNAMATPKAVRTLLVGIKPGTPISAFTNALPQGAAVLREIPRLNLVSIIFSSEAAAKGAMAKVKAMPMVRYVQRDGVQKIDAFPNDPMYKSQWSHRRTAATLAWGITTGASTTIAVVDTGIDLAHPEFAGRIVNPMSFTTPTVADVQGHGTHTSGIAAAAGNNGIGVAGVSWRSNIMPVKGLYDDGTGSDSDLLAALTAAADAGADVISYSIGGYADGASDFPQAWIDCVDYMHSKGCVFVGSAGNNSINVDTVREVYGVWRIPGSYSEVFDVASSNSRNQRSGFSNYGLMVDVTAPGEDILSTLPDGYGIESGTSMACPYVSGVSALIKSVGGLTMPPADVQTAITSTASALPTGCAHGLLNAYLAVNAVRITDFDLTPSSVNIVYGSLHSGSASDLDTIDDVAFSVQATNIPNYGPTIMYDSTYNIGDTSNIYSITFQHIAKADQYTNCTINLWDPVKLKWVTFSSKLLGTTTSTMSFHMYATDIAKYVDSFGVLKARFTGVTRLRRFGGPPAGLPIVDADAQGLKFVLK; via the coding sequence GTGGCCGCGCTCGCGGCGTCAGCTCTCGCCCAATCTCAATTTGGTCAGTTCGGCAGCCACGTCAAGTCAGCCCTGAACGGCAATCAGTCCGCCCGGAGCCAGAGGGCCAGGGACATGATGTATCCGCCCAACGCCATGGCGACCCCGAAGGCCGTGCGCACTCTTCTCGTCGGGATCAAGCCCGGCACGCCGATCAGCGCGTTCACCAACGCTCTGCCGCAAGGCGCGGCGGTCCTCCGCGAGATCCCGCGGTTGAACTTGGTCTCGATCATCTTCTCTAGCGAAGCCGCCGCCAAAGGAGCCATGGCCAAGGTGAAGGCCATGCCGATGGTGCGCTACGTCCAGCGCGACGGCGTCCAAAAAATCGACGCCTTCCCCAACGACCCGATGTACAAGAGCCAGTGGTCGCACCGCCGCACCGCCGCGACGTTGGCCTGGGGCATCACGACGGGCGCTTCGACCACGATCGCGGTCGTCGACACCGGCATTGACTTGGCCCACCCCGAGTTTGCCGGCCGCATCGTCAACCCGATGAGCTTCACCACCCCGACCGTTGCCGACGTCCAGGGTCACGGCACACACACCTCGGGCATCGCCGCGGCCGCAGGCAACAACGGCATCGGCGTCGCGGGCGTCTCGTGGCGCAGCAACATCATGCCGGTCAAGGGCCTCTATGACGACGGAACCGGTTCGGACAGCGACCTGCTCGCCGCCCTGACCGCGGCCGCCGACGCCGGCGCGGACGTCATCTCCTACAGCATCGGTGGCTACGCCGACGGCGCCTCGGACTTCCCCCAAGCATGGATCGACTGCGTCGACTACATGCACAGCAAGGGTTGCGTCTTTGTCGGTTCGGCCGGCAACAACTCGATCAACGTCGATACGGTCCGCGAAGTCTACGGAGTCTGGCGGATCCCCGGCAGCTACTCGGAAGTCTTTGACGTCGCCTCCTCGAACAGCCGCAACCAGCGGTCGGGCTTCAGCAACTACGGCCTGATGGTCGATGTCACCGCACCGGGCGAGGACATCTTGTCCACGCTGCCCGACGGCTACGGCATCGAGTCCGGCACGTCGATGGCCTGCCCCTATGTGTCGGGCGTCTCCGCCCTGATCAAGTCGGTCGGCGGCCTGACGATGCCGCCTGCGGACGTCCAGACCGCGATCACGAGCACGGCCAGCGCCCTGCCCACCGGTTGTGCCCACGGTCTGCTCAACGCCTACCTCGCCGTCAACGCGGTGAGGATCACCGACTTCGACCTGACACCGAGCAGCGTCAACATCGTTTACGGTTCGCTCCACTCGGGTTCGGCGTCGGACCTGGACACCATCGACGACGTCGCCTTCAGTGTGCAGGCGACGAACATCCCGAACTACGGGCCGACGATCATGTACGACTCCACCTACAACATCGGTGACACGTCGAACATCTACTCGATCACCTTCCAGCACATCGCGAAGGCCGACCAGTACACGAACTGCACGATCAACCTGTGGGACCCCGTGAAGCTCAAATGGGTGACCTTCTCGTCCAAGCTCCTTGGCACCACGACGTCCACCATGTCGTTCCACATGTACGCGACGGACATCGCCAAGTACGTGGACAGCTTTGGTGTCCTGAAGGCGCGGTTCACGGGCGTCACCCGGCTCCGCCGCTTCGGCGGGCCACCGGCAGGTCTGCCGATCGTCGACGCCGACGCCCAGGGCCTGAAGTTCGTCCTCAAGTAA
- a CDS encoding serine/threonine-protein phosphatase yields MEEITAEFAPDQLVAPVVLHHRPVVTVGAKSDMGRVRENNEDKHEFFVPETEQEVAAKGLVFVVCDGMGGHEAGQIASEMATKTFIDVYRNHTAETEAALRGAVAAANRFVHDVGRSVPSRRGMGSTLSALVLLQDQGYIAQVGDSRVYRLRDGETQQLTVDHTWVEETVRAGMMDRASAEASPYRHMITRAIGPEPDVIPDIFQMTLVRGDVFMLCSDGVTNHVGDAEIHQLLADHGPSEAAWRLVGAALVGGGSDNATVVVVRVDDVVEVS; encoded by the coding sequence ATGGAAGAGATCACCGCCGAGTTCGCCCCCGACCAGTTGGTCGCCCCGGTCGTCCTCCACCACCGCCCCGTCGTCACGGTGGGGGCGAAGTCCGACATGGGCCGCGTACGCGAGAACAACGAGGACAAGCACGAGTTCTTTGTCCCCGAAACGGAACAGGAAGTCGCCGCCAAGGGCCTTGTCTTCGTCGTCTGCGACGGTATGGGCGGGCACGAGGCGGGACAAATCGCCAGCGAAATGGCGACGAAGACCTTCATCGACGTCTATCGCAACCATACGGCGGAGACCGAAGCCGCCCTGCGCGGCGCGGTCGCGGCGGCCAACCGGTTCGTCCACGACGTCGGCCGCTCGGTGCCGTCACGGCGCGGCATGGGTTCCACCCTTTCCGCCCTCGTCCTCCTTCAGGACCAGGGGTACATTGCCCAGGTCGGCGACTCGCGGGTCTACCGGCTCCGAGACGGCGAGACCCAGCAATTGACGGTCGACCACACCTGGGTCGAGGAGACGGTGCGGGCAGGCATGATGGACCGGGCCTCCGCCGAAGCAAGTCCGTACCGCCATATGATCACCCGGGCCATCGGGCCCGAGCCTGACGTCATCCCCGACATCTTCCAGATGACCCTGGTAAGGGGCGACGTCTTCATGCTGTGCTCTGACGGCGTCACCAACCACGTGGGGGACGCCGAGATCCACCAGTTGCTAGCTGACCACGGCCCCAGCGAGGCGGCATGGCGGCTTGTCGGTGCCGCCTTGGTCGGCGGCGGGTCGGACAACGCGACCGTCGTCGTCGTCAGAGTCGACGACGTGGTCGAGGTGTCCTAG
- a CDS encoding site-2 protease family protein, with translation MTPVEQLVNVVRGGVAFVLVLTVLVAVHELGHYLAARMYGMKVDAFAVFLGGLRQTDLTGHLPWPLRPARAVWAVGAAGLAVAVVGSFLSNVSLTVAGLAVVGLVVPVWVARRLEFLYHMGPGGGVRRVAIGAGVLGFAVVMFSRGSMPTTGPDAAKSWLLTVLAAAALGAWCGVMSTYWAPTFLRTQDPTGDPAQDEAMGHGAVSVGDGMVPVRFRPVWSKTLKNGAELALNILPLGGFVKIHGAHPRDDGSEVDIPGGQFSKGPFARFVVFAAGPAFSLLLGVFLIWVGLVGQGKPGPASRVTDAVQHGSPADKAGIKPGDVFVAVNGKPVDEAKQAMEAIRYSYEEQGGKLVGQPVRVTVERGSRSLDITVVPMVSPQAEDIPDSEGKIVDHRHVARIGVVFRPTYVPVHAGEALVTAAAAPVEAVVGMLKLRTVNEFKDNVGGIGTVAAVTTSAAQSGFWPVVKLAGLLSISLGMMNLLPIVPLDGGQMAVAFIEMFRGGKRISPALQSLVTNVGTLLIFLLALTVLSVDMGRIVGGPSTPPVAAPKK, from the coding sequence ATGACGCCCGTCGAGCAGTTGGTCAACGTGGTGCGCGGTGGCGTGGCGTTTGTGCTCGTCCTCACCGTCTTGGTGGCGGTCCATGAGTTGGGCCACTATTTGGCGGCCCGTATGTACGGGATGAAGGTCGACGCCTTCGCCGTGTTCCTCGGTGGACTGCGCCAGACCGACCTCACCGGCCACCTTCCGTGGCCGCTCCGCCCCGCCCGGGCGGTCTGGGCCGTCGGCGCCGCCGGGCTCGCCGTGGCGGTCGTCGGCTCGTTTTTGTCTAATGTCTCGCTGACCGTCGCCGGACTGGCTGTCGTGGGGTTGGTCGTGCCGGTCTGGGTCGCCCGGCGCCTTGAGTTTCTCTACCACATGGGGCCGGGGGGCGGTGTCCGTCGCGTCGCGATCGGAGCGGGCGTCCTCGGCTTCGCTGTGGTCATGTTCTCCCGTGGTTCGATGCCGACGACGGGGCCAGACGCGGCCAAGAGTTGGTTGCTGACCGTCTTGGCCGCCGCCGCCTTGGGCGCATGGTGCGGTGTGATGTCCACCTATTGGGCGCCGACGTTCCTGCGGACCCAAGACCCGACTGGCGACCCTGCGCAGGACGAGGCGATGGGCCATGGCGCGGTGTCGGTTGGCGACGGCATGGTTCCGGTGCGGTTCCGACCGGTATGGTCGAAGACCCTCAAGAACGGCGCTGAGCTGGCCCTGAACATCCTGCCTCTCGGGGGGTTTGTCAAGATCCACGGGGCCCATCCGCGCGACGACGGCAGCGAGGTGGACATTCCCGGGGGGCAGTTCAGCAAGGGGCCGTTCGCGCGGTTCGTCGTCTTTGCCGCCGGCCCGGCGTTCAGCTTGTTGCTGGGCGTGTTCTTGATCTGGGTCGGCTTGGTCGGGCAGGGCAAGCCCGGGCCGGCCAGCCGTGTCACCGACGCAGTGCAACATGGTTCGCCGGCTGACAAGGCCGGCATCAAGCCCGGCGACGTCTTCGTCGCCGTCAACGGGAAGCCGGTGGACGAGGCCAAACAGGCGATGGAGGCGATCCGATACTCTTATGAGGAGCAAGGCGGCAAACTCGTCGGGCAGCCGGTGAGGGTCACCGTCGAACGCGGCTCTCGGTCGCTCGATATCACCGTGGTCCCCATGGTGTCGCCCCAGGCCGAGGACATCCCCGACAGCGAGGGCAAGATCGTCGACCATCGGCACGTGGCACGCATCGGTGTCGTGTTCCGTCCGACTTACGTCCCTGTCCATGCTGGGGAAGCGCTCGTCACCGCGGCGGCGGCCCCGGTCGAGGCGGTGGTGGGGATGCTCAAGCTCCGCACTGTCAATGAGTTCAAGGACAATGTCGGCGGCATCGGCACCGTCGCGGCAGTCACCACGTCGGCCGCACAGAGCGGCTTTTGGCCGGTCGTGAAGCTGGCGGGCCTCTTGAGCATTTCGCTCGGCATGATGAACCTCTTGCCCATCGTGCCCTTGGACGGCGGTCAAATGGCGGTCGCGTTCATCGAGATGTTCCGGGGGGGCAAACGCATCAGCCCCGCCCTCCAGAGTCTGGTGACCAACGTGGGGACGCTGCTGATCTTTCTCTTGGCCCTGACCGTCCTTTCGGTCGATATGGGGCGGATCGTCGGCGGCCCGTCCACGCCACCGGTGGCCGCTCCCAAGAAGTAG
- the deoC gene encoding deoxyribose-phosphate aldolase produces MAGTYESLAKMIDHALLQPSLTVDELESGLETAVAYGCASVCIMPHYLERAASRLEGTGVKASTTVGFPHGGQRTDVKVYEAQRALADGGEELDMVVNVNLVKSGRWDEVKHDVRAVVDLVHAARQKVKVIFENALLDDDEKVRLCHVCNEVGADWAKTSTGFASGGATVEDLTLMLKHCRAPVQVKAAGGVRDLATLKQCHDMGVTRVGMSRTAEVLDAWRVELGMEPIGLSASAGY; encoded by the coding sequence GTGGCCGGTACGTACGAAAGCCTCGCCAAGATGATCGACCACGCGTTGCTCCAGCCGTCCCTGACGGTGGACGAACTGGAGTCGGGCTTGGAGACGGCGGTGGCCTACGGGTGCGCCAGCGTCTGCATCATGCCCCATTACCTGGAGCGGGCCGCTTCTCGGCTTGAGGGCACCGGGGTCAAGGCCAGCACGACGGTCGGGTTTCCCCACGGCGGCCAAAGGACCGACGTCAAGGTTTATGAGGCCCAGAGGGCCCTGGCAGACGGCGGGGAAGAACTCGACATGGTCGTCAACGTCAACCTGGTCAAGAGCGGCCGGTGGGACGAGGTGAAGCACGACGTCCGGGCCGTGGTCGACCTCGTCCATGCCGCCCGGCAAAAGGTCAAGGTCATCTTCGAAAACGCTCTTCTGGACGATGACGAGAAGGTGCGGTTGTGCCATGTCTGCAACGAGGTCGGGGCGGACTGGGCCAAGACCTCGACAGGGTTCGCCTCGGGTGGGGCGACGGTCGAGGACCTGACCCTCATGCTCAAGCATTGCCGGGCCCCGGTGCAGGTGAAGGCGGCCGGCGGAGTCCGTGACCTTGCGACCCTCAAGCAGTGCCACGACATGGGCGTGACCCGGGTCGGCATGTCTCGCACCGCCGAAGTGCTCGACGCTTGGCGCGTCGAACTCGGCATGGAACCTATCGGGCTCAGCGCGTCGGCGGGGTACTAG
- a CDS encoding M28 family peptidase, protein MVHRAPVALLAVAVVASCPAVAGLDGLYGEPTAITPSRLRAHLELVADDLMEGRDTPSRGLDITALYISTQLKLWGVKPAGDNGTYFQHIALGAAVADATRTTCKIAGHDLKFGDDFVATGATGKFHGKMVFVGQGWMIKSENIDPYKGMDVKGKVIVVAGGNPRGFRQLMRNGKSGVDYLSPDDAVTKLGATGVVRVASDVDLVSWDRMIGKTPSRASMQARSGGVPTVVVKPESMSKVLGDDGAKLVASSTPQPGPFELTAEADADVVMNPPALHTQNVVAVIPGTDPVLSKEYVAFGAHMDHIGISNNGVDRINNGADDDGSGTVSILEIAHAFAVGPKPKRSMLFVWHCGEEKGLWGSQYFTNNPTVPLEKVVAQLNIDMIGRSKAPGDTDPEDRMLTGPDEIYVVGSKRMSDDLYNASVAANNDLYKLKYNYHYDEPNDPESIFTRSDHYNYAVKGIPIIFWFDGVHVDYHRPGDEVSKIDFEKMAKVARTVYGLGYRLGNDANRPKVLRSANG, encoded by the coding sequence ATGGTCCACCGCGCACCCGTCGCACTCCTCGCCGTCGCTGTCGTCGCCTCATGCCCGGCCGTCGCTGGTCTTGACGGCCTCTATGGCGAACCGACCGCCATCACCCCGTCCCGCCTCCGTGCCCACCTCGAACTCGTCGCCGACGACCTGATGGAGGGGCGCGACACACCGTCTCGGGGACTCGACATCACCGCGCTCTACATCAGCACCCAATTGAAGCTGTGGGGGGTCAAACCGGCCGGAGACAACGGCACGTACTTCCAGCACATCGCCCTGGGGGCGGCCGTGGCGGACGCAACCCGGACGACCTGCAAAATCGCCGGGCACGACCTGAAGTTTGGCGACGACTTTGTCGCCACCGGTGCCACCGGCAAGTTCCACGGCAAGATGGTCTTTGTCGGTCAGGGATGGATGATCAAGTCCGAGAACATCGACCCCTACAAGGGCATGGACGTCAAAGGGAAGGTGATCGTCGTGGCGGGGGGCAACCCCCGCGGCTTCCGCCAGTTGATGCGCAACGGCAAGTCGGGCGTCGACTACCTGTCCCCGGATGACGCGGTGACCAAACTCGGCGCCACCGGCGTCGTCCGCGTCGCCAGCGACGTCGACCTGGTCTCATGGGACCGAATGATTGGGAAGACCCCGTCGCGGGCCTCGATGCAGGCCCGGTCTGGCGGAGTCCCGACCGTGGTGGTCAAGCCGGAGTCCATGAGCAAGGTGCTCGGCGACGACGGCGCGAAGCTGGTCGCCTCCAGCACGCCGCAACCCGGGCCGTTCGAACTCACTGCCGAGGCCGACGCCGACGTCGTCATGAACCCGCCCGCCCTGCACACCCAGAACGTCGTGGCGGTCATCCCGGGGACGGACCCTGTCCTCAGCAAGGAATATGTCGCGTTTGGCGCGCACATGGACCACATCGGCATCAGCAACAACGGGGTGGACCGCATTAACAACGGAGCCGACGACGACGGCTCGGGCACGGTCTCGATCCTTGAGATCGCCCACGCCTTTGCCGTCGGCCCCAAACCGAAGCGTTCCATGCTCTTTGTCTGGCATTGCGGCGAAGAGAAGGGCCTGTGGGGCAGCCAGTACTTCACCAACAACCCGACCGTGCCCCTCGAAAAGGTCGTGGCCCAGTTGAACATCGACATGATCGGTCGGAGCAAGGCTCCGGGTGACACGGACCCCGAGGACCGGATGCTTACCGGCCCCGACGAGATCTACGTCGTGGGGAGCAAGCGTATGAGCGACGATTTGTACAATGCCAGCGTCGCCGCCAACAACGACCTCTACAAGCTGAAGTACAACTACCACTACGACGAGCCGAACGACCCCGAGTCGATCTTCACCCGCAGTGACCACTACAACTACGCGGTGAAGGGCATCCCCATCATCTTTTGGTTCGACGGCGTGCACGTGGACTACCACCGGCCGGGCGACGAAGTCAGCAAGATCGACTTTGAGAAGATGGCCAAGGTCGCGCGGACGGTCTATGGTCTGGGCTATCGCTTGGGCAATGACGCGAACCGACCCAAGGTCCTCCGCTCGGCGAACGGCTGA
- a CDS encoding PEP-CTERM sorting domain-containing protein, which yields MKRTLILAGLFAFAASANAVVNFNITNPSQTVAAPGSGYVLVTFAGTVTLTGGFTPAGLSVEWPGNGSTFLTFDSFDAGFLAYVSAAVVDSNYTGNLFSFQVQSTDTPGLYDLNSNGSSPFAEATFDATRNGVRASDNEFFDITVTAVPEPASMAVLGLGAAALLKRRMKR from the coding sequence ATGAAGAGGACTCTTATTCTTGCTGGTTTGTTTGCCTTCGCCGCATCGGCCAACGCCGTCGTCAACTTTAACATCACGAACCCCAGCCAAACGGTCGCCGCCCCTGGCTCCGGCTATGTGCTCGTGACGTTCGCGGGCACCGTGACGCTGACCGGTGGTTTTACCCCGGCAGGGTTGTCGGTCGAGTGGCCCGGCAACGGTTCGACGTTCTTGACCTTTGACAGCTTCGACGCTGGCTTCTTGGCCTACGTGTCTGCTGCCGTGGTTGATTCCAACTACACCGGCAATCTCTTCAGCTTCCAGGTTCAGTCGACGGACACGCCTGGCCTGTACGACCTTAACAGTAATGGTTCAAGCCCGTTTGCTGAGGCGACATTTGACGCCACGCGAAATGGCGTCAGGGCTTCGGACAACGAGTTCTTTGACATCACCGTCACGGCCGTCCCCGAGCCGGCCAGCATGGCCGTCCTCGGTCTCGGTGCGGCGGCGTTGCTGAAGCGCCGCATGAAGCGCTAG
- a CDS encoding universal stress protein, which yields MKCAVGVDFRGLYERGAAIVTRLAPVDLQTTLVHVVEPAVSEGLPGLTPGHPLYDLTSSFVQDAEHHNDEAAAKLGASMAVREKVVLLGDPGTELAQYADEKEISLVVLGAEKKGFLANLFLGSVTRYLAVHCPTSVLVGKGDIKPGPLRVVWATDLSAYNAACARQFVSWGPTGVGEVHLLHALTDADLDARQEIEDFKGLFSDLGCPVTSSLVDHQLSQAVREAMGPGDLLVVGAAGHSFIERALLGSVSFNEVAHTEHNVLVMRVPGASV from the coding sequence ATGAAATGCGCGGTGGGCGTCGATTTTCGCGGGTTGTATGAGCGGGGTGCCGCCATTGTCACCCGACTCGCCCCGGTCGACCTGCAGACCACGCTGGTCCATGTCGTCGAGCCAGCCGTCTCCGAAGGTCTTCCCGGACTCACGCCCGGGCACCCCCTGTACGACTTGACAAGTTCTTTTGTCCAGGACGCCGAGCACCACAACGACGAGGCGGCCGCCAAGCTCGGCGCGAGCATGGCGGTGCGGGAAAAGGTCGTCCTCTTGGGCGACCCCGGCACGGAGTTGGCCCAGTACGCTGACGAGAAGGAGATCTCCCTGGTCGTCCTTGGGGCGGAGAAGAAGGGGTTCTTGGCCAACCTGTTCCTCGGTAGTGTCACGCGCTACTTGGCCGTCCATTGCCCGACCAGCGTCCTCGTGGGGAAGGGCGACATCAAACCCGGGCCCTTGCGCGTCGTGTGGGCGACCGACCTGTCGGCCTACAACGCGGCCTGCGCCCGGCAGTTTGTCAGTTGGGGGCCCACCGGAGTCGGTGAAGTGCACCTCCTTCACGCCCTCACCGACGCCGACTTGGACGCGCGACAGGAGATAGAGGACTTCAAAGGTTTGTTCAGCGACCTGGGCTGCCCGGTCACCTCCAGCCTCGTCGACCACCAGCTCAGCCAAGCGGTGCGCGAGGCGATGGGGCCCGGTGACCTTCTCGTGGTCGGCGCGGCAGGCCACAGCTTTATCGAGCGGGCGTTGCTCGGCAGTGTCTCGTTCAACGAGGTCGCCCATACCGAGCACAACGTGCTTGTCATGCGTGTCCCGGGCGCTTCGGTCTGA
- the dxr gene encoding 1-deoxy-D-xylulose-5-phosphate reductoisomerase, protein MGPRKRVVILGSTGSIGRQTLDVCRRLPDRLEVVGLAARSSEDALAAQAAEFGVEHAVLMGRDGLDALTDLAALPEADLVVVAVAGVIGLRPTLAAVESGKQVALASKEVLVAAGELFGPLLKRHKTLLTPIDSEHSAVFQCLQGCDRSHVQKVVLTASGGPFRGMTRAELKDVTRGQTLAHPTWSMGGKITVDSATLMNKGLEIIEAKWLFDLEYSQVDVVVHPQSVVHSFVFFNDGSALGQLGWPDMRLPIQYALVYPDRLDSGLKPWDPTKTPNLTFEEPDVETFRCLALARRSGETGGTAPAALNAANEAAVAAFLDGRCGFLQIADVVESVLDQHEPEEVTLDSVERVDTWARATVSRELGLG, encoded by the coding sequence ATGGGTCCGCGCAAGCGCGTCGTCATCTTGGGCTCGACGGGCAGCATCGGGCGGCAGACTTTGGACGTCTGCCGCCGCCTGCCTGACCGGCTGGAGGTCGTGGGTCTCGCCGCCCGGTCCTCGGAGGACGCCCTGGCCGCCCAGGCCGCCGAGTTCGGTGTCGAGCACGCCGTCCTGATGGGGCGTGACGGTCTTGACGCCCTGACCGACCTCGCCGCCCTGCCGGAGGCCGACCTCGTCGTCGTCGCCGTGGCCGGTGTCATCGGCCTGCGGCCGACCCTCGCCGCCGTGGAGTCCGGCAAGCAGGTCGCCCTTGCCAGCAAGGAGGTGCTCGTGGCCGCCGGCGAGCTCTTCGGTCCGCTCCTCAAGCGTCACAAGACCCTCCTGACGCCGATCGACAGCGAGCACAGCGCCGTGTTCCAATGCCTGCAAGGATGCGACCGGAGCCATGTCCAGAAGGTCGTGCTTACGGCAAGCGGAGGCCCGTTCCGGGGCATGACGAGGGCGGAACTGAAGGATGTCACCCGCGGCCAGACCTTGGCCCATCCGACGTGGAGCATGGGCGGAAAGATCACGGTGGACAGCGCCACCCTGATGAACAAGGGGCTCGAGATCATTGAGGCGAAGTGGCTCTTCGATCTTGAATACAGCCAGGTCGACGTCGTCGTCCATCCCCAGAGCGTGGTGCATAGCTTCGTCTTCTTCAACGACGGTAGCGCCTTGGGGCAGTTGGGATGGCCTGACATGCGCCTGCCGATCCAGTACGCCCTCGTCTATCCCGACCGGCTGGACAGCGGGCTCAAGCCGTGGGACCCCACCAAGACGCCGAACCTGACCTTTGAAGAGCCGGACGTCGAGACGTTCCGATGCCTGGCCCTGGCGAGGCGGAGCGGCGAGACCGGTGGCACGGCGCCGGCGGCGCTCAACGCGGCGAACGAGGCGGCGGTCGCCGCCTTCCTGGACGGGCGGTGTGGGTTCCTCCAGATTGCGGACGTGGTCGAGTCGGTGCTCGACCAGCACGAGCCCGAGGAAGTCACCCTCGACTCCGTCGAGCGGGTGGACACCTGGGCCCGTGCAACCGTCAGCCGAGAATTGGGGTTAGGATAG
- a CDS encoding FHA domain-containing protein has protein sequence MDPNKTQMGSAPVADPNRTQMGSVLDPNRTIMGVGPSINATQTIKPVQCPVCKSFNPPGTAWCVDCGLIFELALDGDAFGAPAVQLPVLVDANGREHVLRPGDNVVGRQGDVLVEDTRVSRQHARVTLDGPVVTVEDLGSTNGTSVGGTRLGPGEKKTLGNGDKVSLGGFELTVSMPGETNKTLAAMGGKTSAMQAAPTTNTAVVWLVLPDSEIPLGLGTHVFGRKSDNTVVIADPYVSGRHGEIEVTESEVWLTDTGSTNGTLLNGAKLNPGQRVQLTKDDVVKLGAVEVRVRFRS, from the coding sequence ATGGACCCGAACAAGACTCAGATGGGGTCGGCGCCGGTCGCCGACCCGAACCGGACCCAAATGGGTTCCGTCCTTGACCCCAACCGCACGATCATGGGGGTTGGGCCCAGCATCAACGCCACCCAAACGATCAAGCCGGTCCAGTGCCCGGTCTGCAAGTCGTTCAATCCGCCTGGGACGGCCTGGTGCGTCGACTGCGGGTTGATCTTCGAACTGGCCCTTGACGGCGACGCCTTCGGCGCGCCCGCCGTCCAACTGCCCGTCCTCGTCGATGCCAACGGCCGCGAACACGTCCTGCGGCCGGGGGACAACGTCGTCGGCCGACAGGGTGACGTCTTGGTCGAGGACACCCGCGTCAGCCGTCAGCACGCCCGGGTGACCCTGGACGGGCCGGTTGTCACGGTCGAAGACCTCGGCAGCACCAACGGCACGTCGGTCGGTGGCACGCGCCTCGGCCCCGGAGAAAAGAAGACCCTGGGCAACGGGGACAAGGTGAGCCTGGGCGGCTTTGAACTGACCGTCAGCATGCCGGGCGAGACGAACAAGACCCTCGCCGCTATGGGCGGCAAGACCAGCGCGATGCAGGCCGCCCCCACCACAAACACGGCGGTGGTCTGGCTAGTCCTGCCTGACAGCGAAATTCCCCTGGGGTTGGGGACCCACGTCTTCGGGCGCAAGAGCGACAACACCGTCGTCATCGCCGACCCTTATGTCAGCGGGAGGCACGGCGAGATCGAAGTCACGGAGTCGGAGGTCTGGCTGACCGACACCGGGTCGACCAACGGCACCCTGCTCAACGGCGCCAAGCTGAACCCCGGCCAAAGAGTCCAACTGACCAAGGACGATGTCGTCAAGCTCGGCGCCGTCGAGGTCCGCGTCCGGTTCAGGTCGTGA